Proteins co-encoded in one Cupriavidus nantongensis genomic window:
- a CDS encoding ABC transporter permease: MMTLTSAQERRVQRVAPWLLLAAVLLLWQGACMAFDVSDFILPTPSAIVAALVDYADVIAGHAWRTFWTTMVGFAVAIGVGVLLGLAMGSSRLLYAASYPLMTAFNALPKAAFVPILVVWFGLGAGPAILTAFLISFFPIMVNIATGLATLEPELEDVLRVLGAKRRDVLFKVGLPRALPYFFASLKVAITLAFVGTTVSEMNAANEGIGYLLVSAGSAMKMPLAFAGLVVIAVMAMAMYELFAVVEKRMTGWAHRG, from the coding sequence ATGATGACCTTGACTTCCGCTCAGGAGCGCCGCGTGCAGCGCGTGGCGCCGTGGCTGCTGCTGGCCGCGGTGCTGCTGCTGTGGCAGGGCGCGTGCATGGCTTTCGATGTCTCCGACTTCATCCTGCCGACGCCGTCCGCGATCGTGGCCGCGCTGGTCGACTACGCGGACGTGATCGCCGGCCATGCCTGGCGCACCTTCTGGACCACCATGGTGGGGTTTGCCGTGGCCATCGGCGTGGGCGTGCTGCTCGGGCTGGCGATGGGCTCGTCGCGGCTGCTCTACGCCGCCAGCTACCCGCTGATGACCGCCTTCAACGCGCTGCCCAAGGCTGCCTTCGTGCCGATCCTGGTGGTGTGGTTCGGGCTCGGCGCCGGGCCGGCGATCCTGACCGCGTTTTTGATCTCGTTCTTCCCGATCATGGTCAATATCGCCACCGGGCTGGCCACGCTCGAGCCGGAACTGGAAGACGTGCTGCGCGTGCTCGGCGCGAAGCGGCGCGACGTGCTGTTCAAGGTCGGCCTGCCGCGCGCGCTGCCGTATTTCTTCGCGTCGCTGAAGGTCGCGATCACGCTGGCCTTTGTCGGCACCACGGTGTCGGAGATGAACGCCGCCAACGAAGGCATCGGCTACCTGCTGGTGTCGGCCGGCTCCGCCATGAAGATGCCGCTGGCGTTCGCCGGGCTGGTGGTGATCGCGGTGATGGCGATGGCGATGTACGAGCTGTTCGCGGTGGTCGAGAAGCGCATGACCGGCTGGGCCCACCGGGGCTGA